The nucleotide sequence ACTTATTGGCAAACAGATGATGCTGCTGGAGCATCCAGTGGAGATCTCCAGCTCCATTAATACAGATAGACCGTCGAAAAATACCTGTGCATGAAGGATAAGCAGCCCCTTTATCTATATTTCCACCAAGTCCATCCCATTTCATCAACCTTGCAATTGCATTCATGTCTGAGAGTTCATATTTATCATGGTATGGAGAAGATCCAGGTACTCCGGGCATTCGATTTATTGTTGCCCACAGTTGTTCTTCTGGTATGAGGGTATCCTTTATCCATTCTATTAGTTTCTGCACGTCAGGATTTTCTAAGACATATGTCACAAATTCTCTTGTGACCACAAAGTAAGCACTTCCAGTAAACACTGGAGAACTGATTGGTGGTGGACCTTTCATAATAAAAGTTCTCCGAATAGTTGTATCTGTTTTATAAGAAAACCACCAGCGGACTTTTTTATGTTTTGGTGGCTTTTTAGACTCCAGACTGTTTTTGCCATTCAGTACCTTCAGGGCTCTGACTATCTCAGCGTTAGTCTTTATTGGTAAGTCGGTGCCACAAGTGTTTAAAAGATATCTCCAGGGCACGTTACTTTTCAGCAGATCTTCCATGCAGTTCAGATCAGCTTTAAGCCTAAACCAGGATGTGTAAACTACTTTTTCTAGTTTAGATgccaaaaatacattttcaaaacaggaAATAATGGCTCTCACAGCCTCCTTATAACTCTCAGGAGATTTTTCATCCACGTGGACACAGTATATATTCTGAGGGTTATAAATTGCTCTTAAAAGTCTTTCAAACATTTCAATTTGTTCATGGATGACCATGGAATATGCAATGGGAAAATTCTCTTCCTCTTTACTGAGTGGAATAGAAATAAACCTCCTGATTTTCTTGTAAAGGTTACAATCTTTAGTAAACTTCAAGTAGTCCATTTCATTTGCAGGCAACCTCTTATTCTTAGCATTTGATTGGTGCAAAAGTGCCCTTTTCACTTCTTGCTGATCTCCTTTTATAATTTTGGAGCAATTAATCTCATCTCTGGAAGGAAATTGCATTATGGTGAAGAACTGAGTTTTATTGTAGCTACTCCGtagattattttctttattttgtaattCAACCTGATCACTGCGTTGAAAAACATATTTTAGCATTGCGACAGAAAACAAAAGGAGTCCAAAATACAAAAATTGGAGAGGCCATCTCCTGCAAAGTTGgctccaaatcatttttaaatgtagATGCTTTATcaggttttgttttatatttattgtaggtAATTTTACTCTAATCCACTCCTTATATATTGCACTGGAACACTGGAAACCACATGGGTCTAGATACTGCAGTCATCATCATACCAAGATTAGGAAAATAAGACCTTTTTGGCAAACCACAAGTTGCTGGTAACTTTCTTCAGCAATACCTTCCACCATATAGCACTGTTCTCCCTATAACGGTGATCATATCTATATCACAAGGCAATGAAGTCAGACAAGGGAGCATAAGCTTTCTCTTAGAATATCCAACCAAAATGTTCAGTCTTCTACAGCACTATAAAGCAGCAATTATAAAGAACCATTTGAACCTTTTTGTTCCATGGATGATGAATTATTTTTACTCTTTGTTACAGAATTGTAGAATAAAGAATGGTGAGCCAGCTTCAGTAAAGGTCATCCATATACAAATGTCTGACTTCACCTGGAGAAAGTTAGATTCCCTCAGCTTTGTTCTGGAGCATACAAAATGAGTTATTTTGGCTCTGCTTGGCAGTGTCGTCCAGTGTAGAACTGTGTTGCCTGTTTCAATTCTGCATACAGAAAAAGGAAACAGAACTGCCAGTCAACAGAATCCTAAACTATACTGAAATTTCAATGCAATAAATTCTCATGTTAACACTGTATGGTAATGATTTACCTATgggctataaaaaaaaagattaagcaCTGCAAAAGTGATCTTTGGTCATAGAAAGTTTTCTATGCTGTCTCCTTTTTGATCCCTCTGCACAAAGTAATTTCTACCAAATTTCAAAAACTGTGAAACAGAAAGCAGTAGCTTGCAGGGATCATCTCGCTTGTGCCCAGACCCTGGAATATATAATGCTACCTGATCTCTTTTTCCAGAAACCTTCCTGACCTCACAAAAGAAACACTATGCCAAAATGTTGTTCAATGATTAACACGATACAGCAACACTTAAGAAATAACTAAACTATGGATTAAATCCTAGCAGTTTCCTAAtaccctggtaaaaaaaaaaataaaaggaaaaagatttCTAAGAATTTCATAAGTCTCAGTTGCTTATATGTAGATATTTTCTGCATGACTCTTCATGATAGGATGAACTCTTGGTTATATTGACTATGTttaggaccttcattttcagtttagtttatttttacTGTAAATTTATCAGttaattataacaaacaaaaaatgggaTAAAATATATGGAAAAAAGAATCTTTCAAATAAAGCAAGCAAATGTGCAGAAAAttattcaatgtccacacatcaTTTTAAGTGAAAGAATTATATTTTTGAACGTCCTGTGGAGTTGCCATCACAAAAATATAATTCTTTCACTTAAAAtgatgtgtggacattgaataaTTTTCTGCACATTTGCTTGCTTTATTTGATTGGTTTGCATGCAGTAGTGCTCCCTTCttgctttttgaaaaaagaatCTTTCCATTGCATTAGGAaacttttcttcctctttgcTCAGTGGAGTGGGAATAAAGTTTCTATTTGTTTGCCAGGGAGTTTTGTCTGCCTGAATCCTCAGAGATGATGTGACTTGCTGCTGGGGACTGCCCTGACCTTAACTTACCACTACAGAGAAGTCCCAGGGCCGCGTGATGGCCCAG is from Rhinatrema bivittatum chromosome 2, aRhiBiv1.1, whole genome shotgun sequence and encodes:
- the LOC115084885 gene encoding beta-1,3-galactosyl-O-glycosyl-glycoprotein beta-1,6-N-acetylglucosaminyltransferase 3-like; this encodes MIWSQLCRRWPLQFLYFGLLLFSVAMLKYVFQRSDQVELQNKENNLRSSYNKTQFFTIMQFPSRDEINCSKIIKGDQQEVKRALLHQSNAKNKRLPANEMDYLKFTKDCNLYKKIRRFISIPLSKEEENFPIAYSMVIHEQIEMFERLLRAIYNPQNIYCVHVDEKSPESYKEAVRAIISCFENVFLASKLEKVVYTSWFRLKADLNCMEDLLKSNVPWRYLLNTCGTDLPIKTNAEIVRALKVLNGKNSLESKKPPKHKKVRWWFSYKTDTTIRRTFIMKGPPPISSPVFTGSAYFVVTREFVTYVLENPDVQKLIEWIKDTLIPEEQLWATINRMPGVPGSSPYHDKYELSDMNAIARLMKWDGLGGNIDKGAAYPSCTGIFRRSICINGAGDLHWMLQQHHLFANKFDPTVDDYAIQCLEEYLRHKALNEKEP